The following are encoded together in the Citrobacter arsenatis genome:
- the pldA gene encoding phospholipase A — protein MRAILGWLLPAVMLPLTAYAQEATVKEIHDAPAVRGSIIANMLQEHDNPFTLYPYDTNYLIYTNTSDMNKEAISSYSWSENARKDEVKFQLSLAFPLWRGILGPNSVLGGSYTQKSWWQLSNSEESSPFRETNYEPQLFLGFATDYRFAGWTLRDVEMGYNHDSNGRSDPTSRSWNRLYTRLMAENGNWLVEVKPWYVIGSTDDNPDITKYMGYYQLKMGYHLGDAVISVKGQYNWNTGYGGAELGASYPITKHVRLYTQVYSGYGESLIDYNFNQTRVGVGVMLNDIF, from the coding sequence ATGCGGGCGATTCTGGGATGGTTACTACCAGCAGTCATGCTGCCGTTGACCGCGTATGCGCAGGAAGCGACAGTGAAAGAGATCCATGATGCACCGGCAGTTCGCGGCAGTATTATCGCCAACATGCTGCAGGAACATGACAACCCTTTCACGCTTTATCCTTATGACACCAACTATCTCATCTACACCAATACCAGCGACATGAACAAAGAAGCGATCAGCAGCTATAGCTGGTCCGAGAATGCGCGCAAGGATGAGGTTAAGTTTCAGCTAAGCCTGGCGTTTCCGCTCTGGCGCGGGATATTAGGGCCGAATTCGGTACTCGGCGGCTCCTATACCCAGAAATCCTGGTGGCAGCTTTCGAACAGTGAAGAGTCTTCACCGTTTCGCGAAACCAACTACGAACCGCAATTGTTCCTCGGTTTTGCCACCGACTATCGCTTCGCCGGTTGGACGCTCCGTGATGTCGAAATGGGCTATAACCATGACTCCAACGGTCGGTCCGACCCTACGTCACGCAGTTGGAACCGTCTTTATACCCGTCTGATGGCTGAAAACGGTAACTGGCTGGTGGAAGTTAAGCCGTGGTACGTTATTGGCAGCACCGATGATAACCCTGATATCACCAAATATATGGGCTACTATCAGTTGAAAATGGGCTATCACTTGGGTGATGCGGTCATCAGTGTGAAAGGCCAGTACAACTGGAATACCGGCTACGGCGGCGCCGAGCTGGGGGCCAGTTACCCCATCACGAAGCATGTACGTCTTTACACCCAGGTGTACAGCGGTTACGGCGAATCGCTGATTGACTACAACTTCAATCAGACCCGTGTTGGCGTGGGTGTGATGCTCAACGATATCTTCTGA
- the yigI gene encoding acyl-CoA thioesterase YigI — MSAVLTAEEALKLVGEMFVYHMPFNRALGLELERYEKEFAQLAFNNQPMMVGNWAQSILHGGVIASALDVAAGLVCVGSTLTRHETISEDELRQRMSRMGTIDLRVDYLRPGRGNRFTATSSLLRAGNKVAVARVELHNEEQLYIASATATYMVG, encoded by the coding sequence ATGTCTGCCGTACTTACTGCTGAGGAAGCGCTGAAGTTAGTGGGTGAAATGTTTGTCTATCATATGCCGTTTAACCGGGCGCTGGGACTGGAGCTTGAACGCTATGAGAAAGAATTTGCTCAATTAGCCTTTAATAACCAACCGATGATGGTCGGCAACTGGGCGCAAAGCATTCTGCATGGCGGCGTGATCGCCTCGGCGCTGGATGTCGCCGCCGGGCTGGTGTGCGTTGGCAGTACGCTGACCCGCCATGAGACGATCAGCGAGGACGAACTGCGTCAGCGGATGTCACGCATGGGAACAATCGATTTGCGCGTTGATTACCTGCGTCCGGGGAGAGGGAATCGCTTTACCGCCACCAGTAGCCTGCTGCGGGCGGGTAATAAAGTCGCCGTTGCGCGCGTGGAACTGCATAACGAAGAACAGCTTTACATTGCCAGCGCAACCGCCACTTATATGGTGGGGTAA
- the rarD gene encoding EamA family transporter RarD, whose amino-acid sequence MDAKQTRQGVLLALAAYFIWGIAPAYFKLIYYVPADEILTHRVIWSFFFMVVLMSISRQWSGVKTLLQTPKKIFLLALSAVLIGGNWLLFIWAVNNHHMLEASLGYFINPLVNIVLGMLFLGERFRRMQWLAVLLAACGVLVQLWTFGSLPIIALGLAFSFAFYGLVRKKIAVEAQTGMLIETLWLLPIAAIYLFGIADSPTSHMGQNPMSLNLLLIAAGVVTTIPLLCFTGAATRLRLSTIGFFQYIGPTLMFLLAVTFYGEVPGADKMVTFAFIWVALAIFVMDAIYTQRRVRRS is encoded by the coding sequence ATGGATGCTAAACAAACGCGGCAGGGCGTGTTACTCGCTCTTGCTGCTTATTTTATTTGGGGTATCGCTCCTGCCTACTTCAAGCTGATTTACTATGTCCCGGCGGATGAGATCCTGACGCACCGCGTCATCTGGTCATTTTTCTTTATGGTGGTGCTGATGAGCATCAGCCGCCAGTGGTCAGGCGTCAAAACGCTGCTACAAACGCCAAAGAAGATCTTCCTGCTGGCGCTCTCTGCAGTGCTCATCGGCGGAAACTGGCTGTTGTTTATTTGGGCGGTCAATAATCACCATATGCTGGAAGCCAGCCTCGGCTATTTTATTAACCCGTTGGTGAATATTGTGCTGGGAATGTTATTTCTTGGCGAGCGCTTTCGTCGCATGCAATGGCTGGCGGTACTGTTAGCCGCCTGCGGCGTCCTGGTACAGCTATGGACCTTTGGATCGCTGCCAATAATCGCGTTGGGACTGGCCTTCAGCTTTGCTTTCTATGGTCTGGTGCGCAAGAAGATCGCCGTCGAAGCGCAAACCGGTATGCTGATCGAAACTCTGTGGCTTTTACCCATTGCAGCCATCTATCTGTTTGGTATTGCAGACAGCCCAACCAGCCATATGGGGCAAAACCCCATGTCGCTTAATCTGCTGCTGATTGCCGCAGGTGTCGTGACCACCATTCCGCTGCTGTGCTTTACCGGCGCGGCAACCCGTCTGCGTCTGTCCACGATAGGATTCTTCCAGTATATCGGACCTACACTGATGTTCCTGCTGGCCGTCACCTTTTACGGTGAAGTTCCGGGGGCGGATAAAATGGTCACGTTTGCATTTATCTGGGTAGCGCTGGCGATTTTCGTGATGGATGCGATTTATACGCAACGACGGGTTCGTCGAAGCTAG